The following coding sequences lie in one Crassostrea angulata isolate pt1a10 chromosome 10, ASM2561291v2, whole genome shotgun sequence genomic window:
- the LOC128167612 gene encoding bifunctional apoptosis regulator-like: protein MDYEDNEEGQLNVFQRQGSMESEFICGCCSDLLIQPTTLTCGHSFCRLCLAQWFTQSRKRTCPFCQQAYLGCPGVNITIKNLIEKSYSRKLSEREVEVRSSENEELIRKFEQSLQGVAQTTGSQNRLQGNVFQNVGNLRFQGFCSGICVMGGIILLLYLVMFWRNSGSDLLIHKPPIRWSTNDVVQWLTDLGSWTVDYRMEAMRNEIDGRLLVAADNASLETILNVTNVLHKKAISNAIWQLKEFNMKLPGSLWEYKALHPGRSLFLVYGMKDFPRTTLLYVYFFEYDEIFLPFLHSTYPENTDIPSIHLYDDPSLRQEIEFLTYFTILPYWVVSKFCWAWFDVHFYICSMMFVNCATLTFLEAMAFKKLFPMNKEYCIAGLRSYGKGLMSTFFFLMIWPIVPSLICDFFFYSVLFFTPFYNVDKIWKERI from the exons ATGGATTATGAGGACAATGAAGAAGGACAGTTGAATGTATTTCAACGCCAAGGATCCATGGAGTCTGAGTTTATTTGTGGCTGTTGTTCAGACCTTTTAATTCAGCCGACCACCCTGACCTGTGGCCATAGCTTCTGTAGACTGTGCCTTGCTCAGTGGTTCACTCAGTCCCGAAAGAGAACATGTCCATTTTGTCAGCAGGCTTATCTAGGATGCCCAGGAGTCAATATCACCATCAA AAATCTCATTGAGAAATCCTATTCACGTAAACTATCTGAGAGGGAGGTGGAAGTTCGCAGTTCAGAAAATGAAGAATTGATAAGAAAATTTGAACAGTCCCTACAAGGAGTAGCTCAGACAACTGGCTCCCAGAATAGACTTCAAGGAAATGTCTTCCAAAATGTTGGCAACTTACGGTTTCAAGGCTTCTGCTCAGGGATTTGTGTCATGGGCGGCATTATACTT TTGCTGTATCTTGTGATGTTTTGGAGAAATTCAGGATCAGATCTGCTCATTCACAAACCCCCGATACGATGGAGCACCAATGATGTAGTGCAATGGTTAACTGATTTAGGTTCATGGACAGTTGATTATAGAATGGAAGCAATGAGAAATGAAATAG ATGGAAGACTTCTTGTTGCTGCAGACAATGCAAGTCTTGAGACCATTTTAAATGTGACCAATGTTCTTCATAAAAAAGCCATTTCCAATGCTATTTGGCAGCTGAAGGAGTTTAATATGAAGCTCCCGGGTTCTCTCTGGGAGTACAAG gcGTTGCATCCTGGCCGATCTCTGTTCCTTGTGTATGGCATGAAAGATTTTCCAAGAACTACTCTCCTGTATGTGTATTTCTTTGAATATGATGAGATATTTTTGCCATTCCTACATTCCACATATCCAGAGAACACAGACATCCCCAGTATTCATTTG TATGATGACCCCAGTCTCAGACAAGAAATCGAGTTTTTGACCTACTTCACCATACTGCCCTATTGGGTGGTGTCCAAATTCTGTTGGGCGTGGTTTGACGTCCACTTTTATATCTGCTCTATGATGTTCGTTAATTGTGCAACTTTGACATTCCTCGAAGCTATGGCCTTTAAAAAGCTCTTCCCAATGAATAAAGA ATATTGCATAGCGGGTCTACGAAGTTATGGCAAGGGTCTAATGTCTACTTTCTTCTTTTTAATGATTTGGCCAATCGTGCCGTCCCTTATCTgtgactttttcttttattctgtCTTGTTCTTCACCCCTTTTTACAATGTGGATAAAATTTGGAAAGAAAGAATttag
- the LOC128167924 gene encoding poly(A)-specific ribonuclease PARN-like isoform X1 → MEVTRKNFSSVLPEVEKAINEADFLCVDTEFSGLHASSSFHISSLDTPEERYHKLRKGSSDFLVFQVGLCTFCYNEEDKKYEAKPFNFYVFPKPYSRAAPDCRFLCQSSSIDFLASQGFDFNKVFKEGIPFITSTQESELRDLMEERHKQYKQFSSPAFVTPDSGAEAVTTKGPINVPEEHKDFIEGICKSVEEFLEKDGEENLSLPPCNGFVRKLIYQTVRQRFQSGVHLGAKTDEKKQRYIQVTRIKTEDEMKMKEQEKQSAELAELEEAVGFTKVIRLISQSGKLMVGHNMFMDLVHLLNRFCSQLPENYQEFKAMAKCVFPKILDTKLMANTAPCKDLLPSSVLGDLLNHINCKPFKPPEIVIPENFPQYKLDDSNLHEAAYDAYITGICFTAMSNFLGGLQNPPLPNVLPDATIIKPFTNKLFLMRISDIPYLDLAGDDVLPSRDHVFHVTFPKEWKAPDLYQLFSPFGNVYITWLDDVSAFVSLYKKDQSATVMSTLCKRDTRYKIMTYELFKNGLPDKESRKRPHSAESMEEEPKKKKPLNVDAPVFVSRSRSITPPMPEESENKEEEPDSTSEQSSEQKLFEVPAW, encoded by the exons ATGGAAGTCACAAGAAAGA atttttcatcTGTCCTTCCTGAAGTGGAGAAGGCTATCAACGAAGCTGATTTTCTCTGTGTTGACACAGAATTTTCAg GTCTTCATGCATCCAGTTCTTTTCACATTTCATCACTTGATACACCAGAGGAAAGATACCACAAACTGAGAAAA GGATCCTCTGATTTTTTGGTGTTTCAAGTGGGGCTTTGTACATTTTGTTATAATGAAGAAGATAAAAA ATATGAAGCAAAACCATTCAACTTTTATGTTTTCCCAAAGCCATATTCAAGGGCAGCACCAGATTGCAGATTTTTGTGTCAG AGTTCAAGCATTGATTTCCTTGCATCTCAGGGTTTTGACTTTAACAAAGTTTTTAAAGAAG GTATACCCTTTATAACTTCTACACAAGAGAGTGAGTTGAGAGATTTGATGGAGGAGAGACATAAACAGTACAAGCAGTTTTCCTCGCCGGCCTTTGTGACCCCTGACAGTGGGGCAGAAGCGGTCACAACAAAAGGACCCATAAATGTACCAGAGGAACACAAGGATTTCATCGAAGGCATTTG CAAGAGTGTTGAAGAGTTTTTGGAAAAGGATGGAGAAGAAAATCTGTCACTACCACCATGTAATGGATTTGTAAGAAAGCTCATATACCAGACAGTCAGGCAAAG GTTTCAGTCGGGGGTTCACCTGGGCGCCAAGACAGATGAGAAGAAACAGAGGTATATCCAGGTCACCCGCATCAAAACAGAGGacgaaatgaaaatgaaagaacAGGAAAAACAGTCTGCAGAACTG gcTGAGCTGGAAGAAGCTGTAGGATTCACTAAAGTCATTAGGTTGATATCTCAAAGT GGAAAGTTGATGGTGGGCCATAACATGTTTATGGATCTGGTGCACCTGCTGAATAGGTTCTGTTCCCAGCTCCCGGAG aATTACCAAGAATTCAAGGCAATGGCAAAATGTGTTTTTCCCAA AATTCTAGATACAAAGCTTATGGCAAATACAGCACCATGTAAG GACTTGCTGCCTAGCTCAGTTTTGGGAGATCTCTTAAACCACATAAATTGTAAACCATTTAAACCTCCAGAGATTG TAATTCCTGAGAACTTCCCTCAGTACAAATTAGACGACAGCAATCTACATGAAGCAGCATACGACGCTTACATCACAGgaatatgtttcacagcaaTGTCTAATTTTCTAG GAGGTCTTCAGAATCCACCTTTACCTAATGTGTTACCTGATGCTACGATTATAAAACCCTTCACAAATAA gcTATTCCTAATGAGGATATCAGATATTCCTTATTTAGATCTGGCAGGAGATGATG TTCTTCCGAGCAGGGATCATGTATTTCATGTCACATTTCCAAAGGAATGGAAAGCACCAGATCTTTATCAgctcttctctccctttg GGAATGTATATATCACATGGTTAGATGATGTATCTGCTTTTGTGTCACTGTATAAGAAAGACCAATCAGctacag TCATGTCCACTCTGTGCAAGAGAGATACTCGCTACAAAATCATGACATATGAATTGTTCAAAAATGGACTACCAGACAAAGAATCGAGGAAACGCCCACATTCGGCAGAATCCATGGAAGAGGAGCCAAAGAAGAAAAAGCCCCTAAATGTGGA TGCTCCAGTTTTTGTCTCTCGGTCAAGGTCAATTACACCACCAATGCCTGAAGAGAGTGAAAACAAAGAAGAGGAACCAGACAGCACAAGTG AACAATCAAGTGAACAGAAACTGTTTGAAGTGCCAGCATGGTGA
- the LOC128167924 gene encoding poly(A)-specific ribonuclease PARN-like isoform X2: protein MEVTRKNFSSVLPEVEKAINEADFLCVDTEFSGLHASSSFHISSLDTPEERYHKLRKGSSDFLVFQVGLCTFCYNEEDKKYEAKPFNFYVFPKPYSRAAPDCRFLCQSSSIDFLASQGFDFNKVFKEGIPFITSTQESELRDLMEERHKQYKQFSSPAFVTPDSGAEAVTTKGPINVPEEHKDFIEGICKSVEEFLEKDGEENLSLPPCNGFVRKLIYQTVRQRFQSGVHLGAKTDEKKQRYIQVTRIKTEDEMKMKEQEKQSAELAELEEAVGFTKVIRLISQSGKLMVGHNMFMDLVHLLNRFCSQLPENYQEFKAMAKCVFPKILDTKLMANTAPCKDLLPSSVLGDLLNHINCKPFKPPEIVIPENFPQYKLDDSNLHEAAYDAYITGICFTAMSNFLGGLQNPPLPNVLPDATIIKPFTNKLFLMRISDIPYLDLAGDDVLPSRDHVFHVTFPKEWKAPDLYQLFSPFGNVYITWLDDVSAFVSLYKKDQSATVMSTLCKRDTRYKIMTYELFKNGLPDKESRKRPHSAESMEEEPKKKKPLNVE, encoded by the exons ATGGAAGTCACAAGAAAGA atttttcatcTGTCCTTCCTGAAGTGGAGAAGGCTATCAACGAAGCTGATTTTCTCTGTGTTGACACAGAATTTTCAg GTCTTCATGCATCCAGTTCTTTTCACATTTCATCACTTGATACACCAGAGGAAAGATACCACAAACTGAGAAAA GGATCCTCTGATTTTTTGGTGTTTCAAGTGGGGCTTTGTACATTTTGTTATAATGAAGAAGATAAAAA ATATGAAGCAAAACCATTCAACTTTTATGTTTTCCCAAAGCCATATTCAAGGGCAGCACCAGATTGCAGATTTTTGTGTCAG AGTTCAAGCATTGATTTCCTTGCATCTCAGGGTTTTGACTTTAACAAAGTTTTTAAAGAAG GTATACCCTTTATAACTTCTACACAAGAGAGTGAGTTGAGAGATTTGATGGAGGAGAGACATAAACAGTACAAGCAGTTTTCCTCGCCGGCCTTTGTGACCCCTGACAGTGGGGCAGAAGCGGTCACAACAAAAGGACCCATAAATGTACCAGAGGAACACAAGGATTTCATCGAAGGCATTTG CAAGAGTGTTGAAGAGTTTTTGGAAAAGGATGGAGAAGAAAATCTGTCACTACCACCATGTAATGGATTTGTAAGAAAGCTCATATACCAGACAGTCAGGCAAAG GTTTCAGTCGGGGGTTCACCTGGGCGCCAAGACAGATGAGAAGAAACAGAGGTATATCCAGGTCACCCGCATCAAAACAGAGGacgaaatgaaaatgaaagaacAGGAAAAACAGTCTGCAGAACTG gcTGAGCTGGAAGAAGCTGTAGGATTCACTAAAGTCATTAGGTTGATATCTCAAAGT GGAAAGTTGATGGTGGGCCATAACATGTTTATGGATCTGGTGCACCTGCTGAATAGGTTCTGTTCCCAGCTCCCGGAG aATTACCAAGAATTCAAGGCAATGGCAAAATGTGTTTTTCCCAA AATTCTAGATACAAAGCTTATGGCAAATACAGCACCATGTAAG GACTTGCTGCCTAGCTCAGTTTTGGGAGATCTCTTAAACCACATAAATTGTAAACCATTTAAACCTCCAGAGATTG TAATTCCTGAGAACTTCCCTCAGTACAAATTAGACGACAGCAATCTACATGAAGCAGCATACGACGCTTACATCACAGgaatatgtttcacagcaaTGTCTAATTTTCTAG GAGGTCTTCAGAATCCACCTTTACCTAATGTGTTACCTGATGCTACGATTATAAAACCCTTCACAAATAA gcTATTCCTAATGAGGATATCAGATATTCCTTATTTAGATCTGGCAGGAGATGATG TTCTTCCGAGCAGGGATCATGTATTTCATGTCACATTTCCAAAGGAATGGAAAGCACCAGATCTTTATCAgctcttctctccctttg GGAATGTATATATCACATGGTTAGATGATGTATCTGCTTTTGTGTCACTGTATAAGAAAGACCAATCAGctacag TCATGTCCACTCTGTGCAAGAGAGATACTCGCTACAAAATCATGACATATGAATTGTTCAAAAATGGACTACCAGACAAAGAATCGAGGAAACGCCCACATTCGGCAGAATCCATGGAAGAGGAGCCAAAGAAGAAAAAGCCCCTAAATGTGGAGTGA